Below is a genomic region from Mustela lutreola isolate mMusLut2 chromosome 1, mMusLut2.pri, whole genome shotgun sequence.
GGAAAATATGGTTTTGTGTAAACGTAAGGAGAAGAAGTATTTCACCAATTAAAGAAGAGGGAAATCAGTTCTGTCCAAAGACATAGCAGCatgactttggaaaaaaatattagtacaaacaatgattttctattttcctttttcaattttatgaTCATCAAGAgttatatgttttgtttcttctttattgaCTTATAAACTCAGACAGGGTAtcaaaaaatgaagcagaaatgtGAAAACTGCCCAGATAACAGAGTTTTAAATTCATGGCATCTAACAAACATATGTACATTAGCCATCATTTATTATGTGTTTGTTACATATCATGTTGTATATCATGAGTTTTCATAAATACACAAAATTGTTTTCACAACTCTAAGTATTATTGTTTTCATAGATGAGAGGAATACTGTAATAAAATTTGAGTCATTTGGCCATTGTCACACAAGTCGAGGAAGACCCTGGTATAGATCACTGTTttgataagaaaaaattaatgatttttattttgctcctttATGTCCTTCAGAAATACCATAGGTCATTTCACAGGAGGAATCCCAGTCTTAGAATCCTATCctcacattcattattttatgataAGACTGCCTTTCCTCTCCCACACAGAATCTAAGGCAAGTCTATGCAACACACCTTTTCTCAGTCTCTATTAGTCACAACgggaattaggaaaaaaacaataacCAATGTATTTATAGTGAATAAAAAAGTACAGAACATGTTTCCTTTATACATTCTTTCCTTCAACAATGGAGATGAAGATCCTTGCCTGTAGACTTATATCACACATCCTGACTGGACAGGTCTTGTTTGGGTTCTCTGTGTGCAAAGCATTCACCATCACATTTCTTATATATGCTTTCTCCatataaaaacagtaataatgacaataataaaagGAGAATTGAATAAAGTTGTGGTCTGCGGAGAAGACAATTTTATCACTTCCCATTCCTAGGGAGAATTGTAACATAGCCCTTGCTACAAGATGGTACTATTTTTGTTCTATATTGGCCTATGAAAATGATTTCTTCATCCATGATAAAGCATGAGAAGTGCAAACACATATGAAGATTGTGAGTATATGTCCTCATAGGTTCCTGAGAGATCTAGAGAGAAGTATGGAGAAGATGCAAAGGCAGTTCAGGGAACTGAAACTGTAAATGTATGGAAGGGATTGTTAGTTCCAAGCAAGTATCAGTTCTGACCAGACATTCTGAAAAGGGCATTGGTACATCATTTAAGATCTGCGCTAGGACTTGAGGGGTATAAAAATATAGTACTGACTTCTTCTTGGTCTACTGaatatttcccctttctttccttggCTCAGCAATAGTGAAATTCTTCAAATCTTCAACTGAGAAAAGTATGGATTCTTCCTCAGGTCAACATAGGAAGGTAAAGctataataaaaacatgaaatttataCATCAAGATACAAAGATTCTTAGTGTTTTTCCTAGATTCATTCTCATTTTTCCTAACTGTAGTCTTTTATTATCCCTTATACATAGACACCTGACAAGACAGCAAGTGGATTTGCATCTGCattaaaatttgtatatttttgatatatttaattaattcagGGAAAATTAAACTTGAGTTAATTCACTAATTTTCAGTGTGTCCTAGTCATTAAACAGTCTATCCTTCTCACTGAGGACAAAAGGAGGAATACAGACTTTGACCTAAGGAAATAAAGAGTTGTTTCATAGAGGAAGTGAGGCTTGAGCTGAGGGATGACTAACAGATATTTGTTAGATGGTAAAATCATGGGGACAggagaaaatctgaaataaacaGGGTATAAGCACAGGAAAATAAGACTCATGTTAAAGCATTAAAGTAGTTGAAACTCTATTTCCAGAATCCATGATCTGAACCACTAAACAAAAAGTGTTCTGTGTGGACAGAGTACAGAATCCAGGTAGTTTCCTGAGACCTTAATGCTGGGAAGTATAATACACTACAGCTatgtaaggtgttttttttttttttttttttttttaaagaaaaagacaaaatctttGAGCTATACACTGAGATGTGAATTAGGAAATAGAAAGATATAAGTTAGAGAAAGCAGTGAGAATAAAATTCCAGCAACAAGTGAGCAAGAGactgaaaaaaatcagaggagagagaaaatggtgGAAGTGTTCAGAGGCTGACTACATGAGTCAGCCATTGAATAGGTGACAGACTTTGAAACAATGGGACCACATTCTGATCTTTTTTCTCTTAGGGAAATTTGATATTATTCtgtcatttataaaaatagatatcAAAGTTTTCCCTTACAGAGATCCTATATCCACTTGTTATATGGGGGTTTTGTTGATGGTAACATTAAATTGAAAAAGACTAAATGAATACAAAGCCAAATTACCTTTTAATTACCTTCATCTGAATTAAACAGGCTTTCTTACCATTCTACAGTGAGGCCACCCATGGTGGGTACTTTCTATCAAAAGTAGAATCCAGTCTTAGGACTGATCATTACCACTTGTTATTTCTGTATCCCGTTATAAAATGGTgtgcctttttatatttttatataaaaatatttatatttttatctcttttagtTCTGAAAATTTAGAGGAAAGataattttgaaatcagaaatctGCTTCATCAAGCTCAATTCACCCCGTTGCCACGAAAGAAAGATTCTGCAAGGATGTGTGGGATGGGGCTTCAATGCTGATCCTGACATGGACAAGATGCTAAGAGGTATCCAACGGTACGGCAACTCTACTCTGCATTAATTCTATGGGAATTTTATTCTGCATTGAACCAGTTTCAATATGTAAGAGAAAAATAACCTTCCAGGGATTATAatgatgtttttttaaatgggaattaCAAGCAAATGCATGTATTGGAACATGTGCTAGCATTTCCATAGCAGAAAGAATGGACTTGAGGAAAAGAAACTGAGTTATGTGATATTATCCAAGGGTACCGTAAACAGGAAAAAGTAATCGAAGAAGAAATACAATAGGAGATAAATGCATTAGGGAGACAGCAAATCACCGAACTTTCACTGGAGGTGTAATTCCAAATAATTTCAatgtattctattattttaatacatttgtaTATCACCTTGTTCAAGAAAGcctcatttttttataatttctccaATATTACATTTAGTAAGAATTGGGAGCCATTCTACCCCATTGTCTTGGAGCAAAGAATAGTTAGACTGTACATTTTGAATAGCACTTATATTAagagtaaaaatatgaaaactggtCATTTTTATTAAAGGTTTATATATTCCTAAATTTAATCCCACTGAAGAAATAGAATTATCTATTCAATATTGCAGTGCACTTGAAATATTTCTGTTCCTCATTTTCATAATTTCTGGTGtattttactaaaataataatgattaagattaatttttcctgtaaatattttcaaataaagttaTTATTAACTAAACAGATTTTAGTAATAGAaaattttctgagaaataaatagaaagaaacttTTACTTTTTGAACATTATTTTATCAAGAAAGATTTCTCCTATGTCAAAACTTGTGGTTTAAAGCTTTCATAAGAAATTTACATTCATgtgtcatatttattttctccctctaaaatacctaattttattcatgtttccGGGGGAAAATTCCCTGACATCCACTTCTGGAATATAGATGGACTCTAAATACTGTGTCACACCACTTCTGTATGCTTGTTACCtgtattttttacatttgtaaTATGTCATTATCTCGTATTGTTTCCTTGACATTAAGAGTCCTAACTTACAAATTAGTATTTAACCCAGTGATTACTATAGCACATGGAACAGTGTGTATTCCTTTCCTGGCTTTCTGCTTGACCACTTCACTAAATGTTTCTTGGGTAGGACACAAATAGAGAATACATAGGTAACATATCAGTTAAATACCCATATCCTATtaacaataaaaaccaaaattatatTCAGTGGGACAGTTTTAAACTGACAACATAAAACCCTAATagaaatacattaatattaatagaaatatCTTTTCTCTCAATAGTGAGAACACAAATGTCTGTAGGTTGGACCAAATGTCAGTGAAACCATATTAAGTGTTTGATTATATGAATGAATCTAggtgagaagagaaaacagaagacagacaGTCAACACATACTGTCATTTTCAGCCAGTAGTTCTGAATCAAAGGTCTCTAAGCTCATGATCAATCTCAATGGCACAGTCTTCATGCCCTCGGTGCTGACACTGATCGGGATCCCTGGATTGGAGTCTGTGCAGTTCTGGATTGGAATTCCTTTCTGTGCCATGTACATCACTGCTCTATTTGGAAATTCCCTGCTCCTGGTCATCATCAGATCTGAACGCAGCCTCCATGAGCCCATGTATCTCTTCCTGGCAATGCTTGGAGCAACGGACATTGCTCTCAGTACCTGCATCCTACCCAAAATGCTTGGAATATTCTGGTTTCATCTGCCAAAAATATACTTTGATGCTTGTCTCTTTCAGATGTGGCTCATCCATACCTTCCAGTGCATCGAATCAGGAATTCTGCTGGCCATGGCCCTAgatcgctatgtggccatctgtgaTCCCCTGAGACATGCAACCATCTTTACCCACCAACTTCTCACTCAGATTGGGGTTGGAGTGACGCTCAGAGCAGCCCTCCTTGTAGCTCCATGTCTCATCCTCATCAAATGTCGGCTGAAACACTACCGGACCACTGTGGTCTCCCATTCATACTGTGAGCACATGGCCATCGTGAAGTTGGCAGCAGAAGACATTCGAATCAACAAGATCtatggtctcttttttttttttttttttttttttttttttaaagattttatttatttatttgacagacagagatcacaagcaggcagagaggcaggcagagagagaggaggaagcaggctccctgctgagcagagagcccgatgcggggctcgatcccaggaccctgagatcacgacctgagccgaaggcagcggcttaacccactgagccacccaggcgccccgacaagaTCTATGGTCTCTTTGTGGCTTTCACTATACTTGGATTTGACATAGTCTTCATCACAGTCTCTTACATCCAAATATTTCTTACTGTCTTCAGTCTTCCTCAGAGGGAAGCTAGGCTCAAAGCCTTCAATACCTGCATTGCccatatttgtgtcttcctcgagtTCTATCTCCTcggtttcttctccttctttacaCACAGGTTTGGATTCCATATTCCACCCTACATTCATAGTCTTCTGTCCAACCTTTATCTGCTTGTCCTTCCTTTGCTCAATCCTATTGTGTATGGGGTGAAGACCAAACAGATTCGAGATCGAGTGCCCAAGATTTTTTACTCTAAAGATCCATCTTGATTTCtcatttaactctttttaaataataaaatttcacttTGAGAAATACTAGTTTGGGGTCAGATTTTGTGCTTTCTCAAGTTCATTTGTGCTGCTGTAATACACAGTTCTAGATTTTACATTCAAGACAAGTTCTAATTCCTATTTAAATAATATCAACATTTATGCATACAGAATTGTTTAGAAAACACATTTAGTCAATAGGTgacataaaaggaagaaattatgaAGATTTGTTTGAAGTTCCATTAGTTTTAGTAAagggcatttcttttctttttgttagtattttttatttagagagaaagactGGGTGCATACAAGCAttagtgggggagggacagaatctCCAGCAGAATTCCTGCTGAACACAGAGATTGCCCAGGATTTAAtacccaaaccctgagatcatcacctgagcagaaaccaagaatctgatgctcaaccaactgcaccacccagaagCCTCAGTAAagggcatttctttttctttctttctttcttttttaagattttatttttttatttgacagggagagacacagcaagaggggaaacacaagaaggaggagtggaagagggagaagcaggcttcctgtgaaggagggagccccatgcggggctcgatcccaggaccctgggatcatgagctgagccaaaggcagacagggatcatgagctgagccaaaggcagatgcctaaagactgagccacccagatgcctctgtaAAGGGCATTTCTTAAAAGCACAACTGTTAATATCTTAATCTCTGCTTAAAAATACCAAGTGGCATTGATGTTACTGCATAAGAAATGTCAGTGTAACGTATTATAACATTGTATATAGAACAAAATCAACTGTGTTAATGTTTATGATCACAGTCAGTATCCTCTTTGTCATTATTATCATATAATTGAAGTAGAAATGGAAATTCAGATTAAAGACAGTGAGGTAAATATGAaattagcatttaaaaaacaGTCTTCTGCTAAGATCTGAAATAtaagtaaaagaatttttaaataaaagtaagcaAGTTCTAGACTCTTATctgtaaagaacaaactgatcATCATCCAAAGGGAAGCTtatggtgggggatgggtgaaatagttgATGGGGACTAatgagggcacttgtgatgagaacGGAGTGTTATACATAAGTGTTGAATTGCTAAACTCAaaactgaaacaaatattacactgtatgttaactaactggaatttaaattaaaaaaaaattaagatatttatttatttatttatttgacagaaagtgatcacaagtgggcagagaggcagtcagagaagcaggctcccactgaaaaaggagtctgatgcggggctcaattccagaaccctgagatcatgacctgagatgaaggccaaggctttaacccactgagacacacaggcgcttctaaataaaaattttttaaaatcaagttccATTACTATAGCTGAAGGAAAAATACTTTCTTCTataagaatatgtgtgtgtgtgtgtgtgtgtgtgtgtgtgtgtgtgtgtgtctgtagttATAAATACCTAATGTAATATTTTCTCTTGAAGgcctcttctcattttttattttaggacaTCATTCTTTTATGGTGGTGCTTCCACTTCAGCTTATTTTTCTCACATTGTGATATTTCCTCTACAGAGAATGCCTTCTGATTTTTATGACGATGGTCAAATCATATTTATCCTTCAAGACTAAACTCAGGTTTTCTTGACATCTCTTTTAGAAGGCCTTCATTAAAGTTTCCTTTTGGGGTCAAAGTAATCTGCACAGTTTTCAAgttgtattatattattatgcATCTTTAGAATTAGGGCTTTATGACAGACAGATATatagtaatttaatattttatcactCAGTGTCTCCTAATATTTTAGCATACAGGTGACAATAAATATGACTTGGACTTCCTTTTTACTGGTCTCAGTGACTTGGTGTGTTACTCCACGAgacaataaatttatattaaaaggtAATCTCAGTGTGGAAGTaagtgcaaagaaaaaaaaaaaaaacccttccacttatggaaatatttaataaagaacaGAGAACTCCCTAGTATAGATACCTAGCTCACAACTATAAGTAGGGATCAGAAAAGGTACTTTGGTTAATATCTCCTATTCCTAATATGGTACTGACAGAGATATATTTAGAATAagattttgttgaataaatgcatTGATAAAAATCTGTTCATTAATCCTTATACCAACCCTATAAAGTCTTGTATGTACATTAAAGACATGGAATCTGGAGACTTAGATTAATGGGAAGTCTGTTCCTCACCTTGGGGTATAAATTACAAATCTCAAAATGGAATAAAGTAGAATGATACTTGCAGTTGGGGGTTGGAGTTAAAATTGTCAGTAAACACTTCAGGTTTTCATTATATGTTTGTTACTGGACCCCCAAGACCAGTATGTTGCTGGATCCCCAAGACCTGAGCCTCAATGTCATAAAAATGAATgctaaaaagaagagagagagaaaaatcaaaacaaaataaatcaggtGGAACTGGTTAGAGATAATTTGCACACAAGGGTACTAACAAGAAAGAAATGTTGCTCTTGAAGACGTAGCTCGCACAGCTTATAAAGGCACTCCTCCAAGGTTTGAAGGTCTAGGAATGGGGGAGTACCCATCAGTCCCACAATCATCAGCTTATGGATTTACTATAATGATCCCCATGCAATCACAGGATGCCCTTCTTCACAGTGGACCTTTTTTAGGGTGCCTAAAACCAAAAATACTTGCACATGCAGGCTTGAAATTGTTACTTCTGTGTAAAccatttctcttgtttttgttcAGATGATTTTATGCCTCAATGGCTGTTATGTCTGGTTTCTCTCTCCCATAAGAAAGTATCTGTGTCTAAGCATATGGAAACTTTTAACACTTCCCTTGAACCAGGGGCTTTATAGGAATTAGGTCACTCATGTTTGCCCTATATTGTCTCATGTTGATAGATAAATAAGTATAGATGTAATGTATGTGATGTGTGTGAAATATATGGGTAAGTGTGGATGTGTGTCATGTGGGTATGGATGTGGGTGTATATCCCCTCATTCCTTTAAGaggtacttttctttttcaaagatttatgtacttatttggggtggaaaggcagaggggagagggggaaagagaatcccaagcagagtcccccctgagcatggagccagaaacagggctagatctcaggaccctgagatcatgacctgagctgaaataaagaactGTtcccctaaccaactgagccacccaggcgccccctctgagAGGTACTTTGAGTAGTGATTTGCCTATACCAATGAGCCTAAACGGtgctttcactgtctctctgtcaagcaaaTCCTAATCATCACAGGGTAGGAAAGACTTTGggtcaataaaaacttaattctaagttagagaggagaagggagttgggggaaattggaaggggagatgaaccatgagagactatgggctttgaaaaacaatctgagggttttgaagggatggaaggtgggaggttggggtaccaggtggtgggtattatagagggcacggattgcatggaacactgggtgtggtgaaaaaataatgaatactgttatgctgaaaataaaaaataaatttaaaaataattctacaaaATTACAGGGCTTTCAAATCCCATGctgtagaaaaaataataaataaataaataaataaataaataaataaataaaaatgaggctGTAAAGCCCCAGCCTCATGCACAGTGTGCCCTCTGATCCTGCCATACACCACCAAGATTTGCTGCAAGGTCTTCAAGGCCCTAGTCCTCCGAACTCCACAGTGTTTTTGCTGATAATACAAATTCTAGGACAATAATATTGCCAGTCCTGAAAATGTGCCTACTGCCTCAACTGGGTTTTCATATGTATCTTAAGGAATTTGAAGATGATATCATTCTGAAAAGTTTGGATTAAATGAATTGTCATTTAGTGCTCTCAGTTTTACTCATCCATCTTTAAATATTGTCTCATCTAAGGGTTAGTACAgagttatcatttatttttcacttatataAAATCTGCTTAAATAGAATGATCAACCCAAAACATGACCCaattttccattttcccaaatCTCCAGCATGGTACCTCTATAACATTCTGAGAGAGTATGGATTATATAGTTAAATAATATGCAAACTgttcaaatatgtaaaaataatagaactatataaaattaaacttaattaattaattaattaaattggaGGTGGAAGACCTCCAATATAACACAACATTAATTCGGTTTTTACTTTGCAGTTCCTGTTTTCTGTGTAAAAAAACAAGGTTATATTAATCACTCAATAATGTGGATATTATAGGTAAAATACTCTTAGACACATTTATTGAGGCAGTATAAAGATTGTGAATCAGTATACTTATTTTGCCTCTGTGATCCAGCTTATCATAAAAAACTAAGTAGTTGGCTCTCTATTTGGTGATTTGGCTGGCTAGCATCAATTGGTTAAAACTGACCACTGAGATGATTTCTAGAAGAGATCAATCTGGTCTCTATGATTCAGCTTATTATGAAAGACTAGGTAGTTGACTCTGTATTTGGTGAGTTGGCTAGCATCTATTGGTTAAAACTGACCACTGAGGTGATTTCTAGAAGAGATTaatcaaagtgaaaaaaatctgtaagattTTATCTTAGTGATGTAGACTTAAAAGTGTTTAGATTAGCTGTAGCTAGGGACACCTCTTAATTTCCACTTCTTCCTTTCAGCTTCATGAAATTAAATTATGagtccctggggcacctgggtggctcagtgggttaaagcatctgccttcggctcacttcatgatcctagggtcctgggatcgagcccctcatcgggctttctgctgggcagggagtctgcctccctctctctctgtgcctgactttctgcctacttgtgatttctgtctgtcaaatcaataaataaaatcttttttaaaaaattaggagtcCCTGGGTATATTTGAAATGGAACATTGGAATTAATGCTACTTCTTTCCAATGTTCATGTACTCAATTTTAGAAGCCATTGaaggatgaaaaaatatttaatagtgtATGAAAGCATCTTTTATTATTAACTACATTCCTCAAGAGAATTACATCACAGTCTTGCCTACATCTGGTATTATATTTGCCCTGTATTAGTCTCTTTgggaacaggtttttttttttgtttgtttgtttgttttaataactgCATGCTTGACTACATTAGCATGTCTGTGTATGCACATAAAATATTGGAGAGCTGGGCTTAAGGGTATGCTCTCTTCTAGGTGCTTCTGAGATCTACACAGAGAAATGTTAGAAAGTATCTAAGAGGACTGTGGGAAAGTGCACCTTGTAATTATGCACAGCGACTGCCTTGTATGAAATCCCAAAAGGAGAACAATTGTCAGAATTTCACGAAGGACATGAGGCGTATAAACAAATGGTACTGAGTTCATGTTGGTCTAGTTAGTGGTTTTGACCATTATTTTCCCCCTCTTATCCATGGTAAATATCTTcatatctttaaacaaaacaaatatttatcttgatttatgtatttgaagataatgctgaaataaaaacagaagatgtTTATATTCCTTCTAGGTAAGATCCTTAGCATTTTTCTTAGACTGATTCttcacttttcctcttttctcttctccatgcAGAGATACATCTGAAAATAGGGCCAGTGGATTTTCATCTGCATTAAGtcttatgtgttttttaaaatattaaacaggtATTAATAAATAGTATTAAATGAAGTACTAATTAATTTCTaccataatatatttaataaataccatATGTCAAGGATATAAAAGAAGAATTTTGAATCTTGCTTCTATCATCATGCAATCCTTCACAGATATCTTGAAGATATTTACCATGAATAAGAGGGGGAAAATAATGTTTGAGTTGACAGCTTAATAATGAATAAGTATTTTGGAGATCGGAAAGacaaggaggggcaggaggagagctaGAGGAAAggatacaaacaaaagaaaatataagaaaaatagttGCAGACTTCTGAATTAGTTTACAGAATTCTAGCATGTGTTTCAATATGACTGATAAGTTTTCAAGGGTGATTCAGTGAAAGTTAGCAATAATATGAATAGCATATATAAAAATTGTATCTCCTATTCCAAAACATTTAATTACCGAATGtacaatttgaaataatttgaaagaatagctggttatttaattttcttctagagaaatttaggattttttccccctatacaGCTACACACAATAAGGACCTTCTTTATGGAGTCCTGAACTTATTAAAGTGTATTGGCTGGGTGACTGACAAGTCAGGATTAAATACAGATACTTAACTCTAAAACCTAAATCAGATTTTTCACTAATTCTCCCTGCTTCCTGAGAGAGAGGACCTTTACCAAGCCGGGACTGTTTAACAAGCAGTTTTAACAAGTGTGTCTTGTTTTCAGGTTAGATTTATGGAGAGgggatatttatgtatttttaactaGTGTTTATTAAAACTATGAACTTGGCAATATTTCTGGACAggacaaataaatagaatgagGAGAAAGAGAGCCATGGAAAGGAATACAGTTAATAATGGAAGTCTTGGCATTAACAATATAAAGGGAGTCAAACAAAGCAACAAAGGGAGGGTATTTTGAGACAGGAGAAAACAGGATAAAGTGTAACAACAGAAgtgaaatatacatttaaaagagaaagtataTTGACTACAAAGAGTCTTCTAAAAAGTCTATCATGTCTAATTAGAGTGTCATTTAAactttttccagaaaaataaacttcagagttATGGATGTAAAGGTTTATGAGAGTGGTTTGAAAAATTACtgaatttgacttttaaaataaggCAAGTCATAGTGATTCATGTCAGGATCATAGTGACAATTAAGATAGAGATTGTTAGTAGAAAAACATGACacctattataaaaatatgtgcttGAAATTGTAACTAAAAAAGCCCACCAGAAACAAATGttatcagaaaagaaataacaataaatgAATGTAAGATAAAAATACAAGGTTTTAGGAGAAAgctaatgaaaaaacaaaaagctaattTTTGAAAGAGAACATCATTAGGAAAAGCAGCTGGCAGAAAAGAGATTTCCTTGCTGTGGGAGTAGGGgatggcagagagaaggaagtgagAATTTGTAATATTGTACCCAACACCTTAGGATCAAGAGAGGCGTTATTATAGAGATGAAGAAAGGTGAAATTAATGAATAGAAATGGCCAGAAATTAGTCAGGAAATTAAGAGCTGCAAAATTTTAATGGGAATCCTTCTAGAATGGTGATCTTTCTCTAATATCATTAagcttttcttttggaaaaacagGATGTATAGATTATAACATGAGATATTCAAGCACAGAGGGGTAGATAATTAAAAAAGCAAGGATATGGTATCAGGTGGCCTCCTGAAGTCAAAGTCCCTACTGTAGGGCTTATTTTCCCAAGACCAAGAAGAGCTCCTAAAGAGTGAGGATTTCATTATTaatgttgcttttattattattattttaacttctgCCTGTCTGACTGACTAAACTAAAAGATTTTTGGTAAGGAAACAAGAAAGAGGTGATACATAGCACATCAGTTAAGTTCCACAGTCCT
It encodes:
- the LOC131821207 gene encoding olfactory receptor 52A5-like, producing the protein MINLNGTVFMPSVLTLIGIPGLESVQFWIGIPFCAMYITALFGNSLLLVIIRSERSLHEPMYLFLAMLGATDIALSTCILPKMLGIFWFHLPKIYFDACLFQMWLIHTFQCIESGILLAMALDRYVAICDPLRHATIFTHQLLTQIGVGVTLRAALLVAPCLILIKCRLKHYRTTVVSHSYCEHMAIVKLAAEDIRINKIYGLFVAFTILGFDIVFITVSYIQIFLTVFSLPQREARLKAFNTCIAHICVFLEFYLLGFFSFFTHRFGFHIPPYIHSLLSNLYLLVLPLLNPIVYGVKTKQIRDRVPKIFYSKDPS